The Phocoena sinus isolate mPhoSin1 chromosome 18, mPhoSin1.pri, whole genome shotgun sequence DNA window ACATTTATGTGACATCTGGgatttgcattaaaaaaactctacccaaaaaagaaaaaaaaaaaaaaagaaagaaagttgggGCGTAAATGAAGACAGACCCATTGATCTACAGAAGATGCATAATGGAGGTATGGGGAATTATTATGTTTTCTCTCTACCTATGTGCATGTGAGAAAACTTCCACTTTGTTCTGCTTCTACTTCAGGCTTATGCCAACTTGTATTTGTTCTAGCAGTGAAGTGGGGCTGTATAAAAGGCAGATTCTTTTCCAAAGCATTAACCTTGTTGCCATAATATAATAATCATAGATATCATTTAGTGTTTATTACATTCCAGATACCGAGTTAATCATTTTGTATACACTGATTTattcaatcctcacaataaaTCTGTGTCTAAGAGCATAaggagaagggacttccctggtggtccagcagtaaagaatctgccttccaatgcaggggacgtgggttcgatccctggtcggggaactaagagcccacatgccgcggggcaactaagcttgtgcatcACAAcgacagagcccacgcgccctagagcctgcatgccacaactagagagagaaaacccgcacgccacaactagagagatcccgcgtgctgcaaagaAGAGCCCATGCCAcacaacaaagactcaatgcagataaataaataattttttaaaaaaagaaaagagcgtAAAGAGGCCAGGTGCTGACTTTAGACACAGCTCTTCCAGGACCACACAAAAATTATTCTAAACGAACCAAAACATCCTCAAGAGTCTTTGAGGTAGTTTTCTATGAATTGCCCTAAtttctatctatatttttaaagatacacacaaaaaaatattatGATAGTAATGTGTAAAACGTATTGAGTGCTTACAATGTACTAGTCTCTGTTCTTGTTTTCAATGtagctataatttttatttttttaatatttatttttggctgcacctggtcTTCGTTATGGCATGCAGACTcccagttgcagcacgcatgtgggatctagttccccaaccaggcctcctgcattgggagcacaaagccttacccactggaccaccagggaagtccccgctaGCCTCTGTTCTAATAAGCACTTTGTATGTACTATCTTGCCTGATTCGCACAACAACCTATAACGTAGTATAGTGGACGAAGTGCACTGGGAGCTCCAACCAAATGCTCCCCTGCCTCCACGTCTGTCACAGCTCTTCTCCTCAAGAGGTGGAATGCATTTCCcatcccttgaatctgggctgaccttgtgacttgcttttgcCTATAGAAAGTGGTCAGTAGAAGTAAGGATGGGCCAGTTCCAAGCCTAGACTTCAAGAGGTCTTGCACCTcgctgctttctctctcttgggCCTCTGCTGTGAGACCTCGCTTGAGGTAActtgctggaggatgagagaccacATGCAGAAGAACGAAAGGGCCGTAAATGACAGTCGGACAATCACCGGGAGCAGAGCCACCTAGCAACCTGCCAGCCAAGCGCGGGGGCATGAGTGCGCTCAGCTGCTGCCCAGCTGAAGCCAGCCTAACTAAATAAGTGTTTCAGCAGCCACTAAGTTCTGGAATGGGTTTATGATGCAACAAGAGTTAACTGACATAGCAGGTGTCACTGTTTTCTCTAGCAGAAGAAACCATGACACAGAATGGTTAAGaggcttgcccaaagtcacacagtaagtggtgTAGCTGAGACAGATACCCAGAAGTCTGACTCTGGAGTCCATGCTGCTGGTGCATGGCTGTTCGGAGTAAGGACAAAGGAGCAAGGTGAGAGGCTATTGGGCTTTGATACCCAATGGCCCAATCATGGCCAGGAAAGATTCATTACAACCACCTGACAAGAGAGGTGTCTCCATCCTTCCTCACTACCCTGAGTACATCTTCCCTAGAGCTCTGCCTGCCCTTCCCAGAAGAAGGAATCTCCCGTCTCTGGATGTAACCTCCAAGAGACGAAGCGGACATTTGATGAGATGACGTTGAATTCTGAAGGAGCCCACTGGGGACCCTGAGAAGCACTGACGTGTTAAATGAATTCAGTATATTCAGAAGACTATAAAGTAGCATCCACACTTAAGCCAGAGACCCATAGTAAAGTTTTAGTGTACCCTAAAGACCGTGGAAAGCTAGCGATGAATTTTAAATTAGGAAATAATATAACGTTCACATATGTAACAAAATCAGTCTGGCTGCAATATGAAGAATGGGCTGAAAGTAACCTTGTCCATATGGAGATAAACTCAGACTTGGAGCAGTCACCCAGGAGATGACGGTGGCCGGGACTAGGGTTACACCCATGGGAACAGAGAGAGGTAGGATTCAAGGGCTATTTAGGAGGTAACACCAGCAGGACCTGACAACTGGCTCAATGAgtgaaggaaggggaaaaggtgAGGACAACCTGACCATAGGTCCACGAAAGGTAACTGACAACCAGGAAGTTCTATTCCATCCCTCACAGTGTTTACTGAGCGACAACTGACCGATTTCTGAAAAGGGTTTAGGATTTAGACTTCCCACGGTGCAAGGGTTCCTGATGGAGAGCTCTGAATCACCCTATTTGCAAAGAATAAAGGCGGGCTTGGAGGGAGAACATGTCATAAATGAAACAGCCACTTGTCTTGACAGCATTAAAAATAATCTGTCACCTGCTCCTAACTTTGTTTTTGGTCACAAAGGCCATTGTTTGAATGAACAAAGGGGGTAAGGAATCTGGAAAGAACTGTTTACCCAGAGACACTGGCAAGAGCTCAAGCTGAAGAAGACTTGCATGTGAATGAGGAGGGCGGTGGGCAGCTCCAAGCACAAACTGTGCTGTCTGCTGCAAATAACTCAGGGACTCAATGTTATGAACAGAAAGAACGCAGTTTCCAGTAGCTGCTCTTGGCATATCCAGGATATTCTAACATTGACCGGTTTCTCGGTGGAAGCCATTTCCCATCTGATGATTCAGAAATTCAACTCAGGGGACAATATAACgatggttacttttttttttttttttttttgccgtacgcgggcctctcactgttgtagcctctcccgttgcggagcacaggctccggacgcgcaggctcggcggccatggctcacgggcccagccgctccgcggcacgtgggatcctcccagaccggggcacgaacccgtgtcccctgcgtcggcaggcggactctcaaccactgcgccaccagggaagcccataatgaTGGTTATTGATAAGGCTCTTCAACTTCCTCCATCAGACACCTTACCCCAACGCGCCCAGCTCCCAGCTGCTTCCCATGCTGTCCGGCCTACCACTTGGCTCCTGCAAGCATTCCCGACAGGCAGGTGGAGGTCACTCCACTTTATGAAAAGTCCTTAGAAAAGGAGAGAGTTCAAGAACAGAATCTGAGCGTACAAAAGCCTATCAGATTTTCTCCACAATTGTTTTGATTCTGATTCCTATGGCCGAAGGATTAGTCTCACACAGATGATTTTCCTATTGAAAAAATTCGTTCTAATTCTTTAGTTTCCATGAACTAAATACTAGTTTAAGGTTGTGAATTTTCCCTATTTGACCTGACCCTCAATTTACAAGCACAAAATAGGCCGACGGCCAGGAGTCAGGCGGTTCAGTAGGAGGATTACAGTGGATTCCAGCAACCAAGAGTGCCAGCCAGCCAAGCCAAGGCCACAtgagagaggctgggaaaggcAGCATGCTTAGCTCTCTAAAGGCAAACCCTAGAAGCTTGGAGCCAAGACCTGACTTgcatagagaaaacaaacttggcCGTTAGAGAAGGACTTCAGGGTCGACCCGGAGGCAACAGAAAGAGTTGGGAAAGGAGCAGAGATGCTTAAAGGAAGCTCTCCACGAAGAATGCAGTTTCACTCTGTTCTCCAAGAGGTTAGCTGCCGCTGGATGTTAGCTAATCTGTGACAGATTGCACTACACAGTGAAACACTGTTTTGAAGTAAAGCTCTCCCACtccataaaaataacattttatggtTGGTCTTGCTAATTTTTCACCCATTTAGATCCTGCATGACAGAGAAAGTTCGCAGTGTTAAATAGCATTAAGTCCTCCGAGCTCCCTCAACTTGCAAGAAACCCTCCGACTGCTGTTAGATAGCTTACTCGAAGTTAAATATTTGTAACACAAACATGGTGACAGCGTGCCTTCCAGTAGTCTAGAATCACAGAAATCAATTTGGTTTCACCAAGAAACGAAAATGAAAAAAGCCCTACACCCTGGGGTTAGTACACTGACTTAAACGAAGTatggcagtggtccccaacctctttggcaccagggaccagttcaCGATGCCTGGCACGATGCATTTACCAAGTTCAGAAGGGAAAAGCTACAAAGGGCCAGAGGCCCGTGAGCAACAACTTCCTATTTAACAGATTTTGGCGGCAACAGGGGAATAAATGACGTGGCCTCTGCATGCCCATGAGTCACCTTCCACCCTTGTGTACGATTAGATATGTTGTCACTGCCTGGAGAGAGGAAATactctcttctccctcatttgGAATTTCTGATGCTATTCTGGATAAGACTCGAGTTCCTGAATCTGGAAAACAGGCACCAAAACCATTGTTAAACTTCACTTTCTGGAGCCCAGGTTTACTTGGCAATGTGATCTAATAGGAGTCTGAGATCCACCACCATTAGGTCTGTGCTGAAGCCCCAGTTCGGCTCTTCCTAGCTGGCTATAGCCTCTGGCAAATCACGTAGCATGTTAGTGTCAGAGCCATACGAGGAACGATAAATGCCTACCGTGCAGGTGGCGAGGATCACGGGGGTCACATCAAGTGAAAAGTGATGGGCGAAGAGCTCTGCAGGTGTGGGCTGCTGCCTTTGGCTCACCTTCTGCAGTTTGCTCACAGCTCAGCAATCGAGCCAGCGTGAACTATGGGTTAGGAGTAAGGACATTCCAGTCTCAAGCTCACATCCGTCACAATTAGTTTTCCATCAGCAAAGTGAGTAAACTCTTTGCCCTCACACGCACCTACTCACTTATACCCATGACTAGAGAATGGAGCATTCTATTGAGAATCAGGTGTCTTAGCTCACCTTACCATGGTGATTCCTCAGCTGTGCTGCATATTGGAACCACCTAGAGAGCTTTTAACCCTCCCGATGTCCAGTCCTACCCAAGACCATATAAGTCAGAACGTCTGGGGGTGGAgtccaggcatcagtatttttcaaagacCCTGAGGTGACTCTACTCCACAGCGAACTTTAGGGAACCTCTGTCCACCTCCCTCCTGCAGTCCCCTGAGGTTACCTTTCAACCTCTTGGTTCTAAAGTACGTCCGCCTTTGAAATGGGAATTGGGGCCCAGGACACCCAGTCTTGAGCCTCTACTGGACAGGAAGGCAAGTCTAGGCATCGGGAGTGCACAGGGCACCCCTTCCCAAACTGGGTGATCAGCAGAGTCACATAAACagagatttcaaagaaaaaacttaaagagATTTCAAGATCAGATAAAATTGGTCAATTCTGGGTTCACCGAAGATAAGCGGTTTTCTTCATCGCAGGACCTCTCAGACCCTTTAAGCTGGAGTGTGATCATGAATCTGCCCGAAAGGATTGTCTTCCCCTCATGGAAACCTTCACTTTCTCAGAGCATTTCAAGGGCTGTTGTTTCCAGGAAGATTCTCCGAGAGCAGTGTTGGGAGTGGGGCAGGTGTtttaccccccacccccgggggcCATTTGACAAAGCCTGGAAACACTTGCTTGTCACAGCTGGGGGTCAGGTGGCTgttcctggcatctagtgggcaaaggccagggatgctgctaaacatcctacaacacaCGCGACAGTCCTAGACAGAGCTTTCCAGCCCAGTGTCGCCAGCAGCCCAGGTGAAAAGTCCTGGCCTCGAGTGGGCTCTACTCCCGCATCCTCTCCTCCACACTATGATCTCATCAGATGATGAGAGAGCAAGAAGgacaggagaaagaggagaaaaacaaggaaggaaaaagggaggaaatgaaaaacagatgaTAATGAAGGCTGAGATAAGGAAgagacaagagaaaaaagaagaaaaggaagccagattcataattgccaaaacttggaagtagaCAAGAAGTCCTtcggtaggtgaatggataaacacactgCAGTAAATTCAGACAAGGGAACAgcattcagcattaaaaagaaacgagctatcaagccatgaaaagacatggaggagacTGAAATGCCTGCTGCTGAAAAGCCTgcctactgtatgattctaactatatgacactccagaaaaagcaaaaccatggggacagtaaaaagatcagtggttgccgggggtgggaggcagggaaggatgaacaggcagagcacaaagGAGTTCTAGGGCCGTGAATATACTCTGTAAATACTCTGGTCCATCCCACAGAATGAACCCAcccagagtgaaccctaatgtgaaccgtggctttgggtgataatgatgtgtcactgcaggttcatcagttgtaacaagtgCGCCCTCTGGCGGATGATGTTGATATAGCGGGGAGGCTGCGGGTTGGTGTGTGGGGTAGAGGGTATGTGgtaaatctctgtactttctgctccaTTTTGCCGTGAGCCCGCAAGtgctcaaaagaaagaaaaatgagaaagaaagcagagcagCACGCGCGATTAGCGGCCCTCGCCTTCTCACGCCTTTATTGCTTCTCTGAGTTGACCAGGCCACTCGTTGTTGTTCTTGCACGGGCACCAGCTGGTGGAGGCAGGCGAGGCGGCCACGGGAAGGCGGGCGATGCCGTTTGGTGGCCCAGCTCTGGGCTTCGGTGTGGCTCGGACGGGGAGCCTCAGACCCTGCGGGGCTTCTTGGGGTCTTTGTTCTTGGTCGGGATGAAGGCGTACAGCTCCTCGATGAGCAGCTCCATCCGGGCGGTGACCTCGGTCACCGTGTCGATGACCAGCTTCTGCTGGAGCTTCAGCTTGTTGTTCTCCCACAGCGCCTTGCTCTCCTGGAAAATGCGGTGCTCCTCGCGCAGCACGTGCAGCGCCCGGTTCTCCTCCTGCAGGAGCCGGTTCTCCTCGCGGAGGGCCTGCAGGTTCTGGTTCTCCTTCTGCAGCGCCTGCAGCGCCTGGCTCATCTCCCGCAGCAGCTCCAGGGACTGGCCGCCGTCGGGCAGGCCCGGGCCCGCCTTGCCTGCCTCCTCCCTGGGCTGCCCCGACAGGTTGCTGAGCATCTCGTGCAGGGCCCGGAGCGTCTTGGAGTCCTCCTGCGGGGCCTGGGGGCCCTTGGGCTCCTCGAAGGGGGAGGAGAGGCCCGCGCCCTGGTCCGGCAGCAGCCCGTGGGGCGCCTCGTGGGGCGAGGGGGCCGGTTTGATCTCGGTCGAGGCCGCCTTCTCGTCCGGCTGGGCCCAGTAGGCCTTCCTCTGCTCCAGCAGCTGCTGCAGGGCCCGGTTCTCCTCCCGGAGGAGCTGCAGGGTGCTGCTCTCCTGGCCGCCGTGCACCTGCAGGTCCGGGTCCTTCTTCGCCGCCTCCAGGGACGAGGCGTTGTCCTTATGCAGCAGTGGCGAGGAGGCCCGGCCATCCTCGCGGCCCAGGGCGGCCTGGTGCACCTCCCATAGGACCTGCAGGATCTTGCTCTCCTCGC harbors:
- the CBY2 gene encoding LOW QUALITY PROTEIN: spermatid-associated protein (The sequence of the model RefSeq protein was modified relative to this genomic sequence to represent the inferred CDS: deleted 1 base in 1 codon), which encodes MVVQLEGLKCRVEESNAERGTAEPFLRLHNLHPTPRWARQTALPRLSRRAVSQHSYLPNRFPSVPLDPMESPTSQADLELDYNPPRVQLSDETFVFQDGRWVSENCRLQSPYFSPSSSFHHKLHHKRLAKECLRQEENKSLHAENQSLRAENQSLRAENQSLRAENQSLRAENRTLREESKILQVLWEVHQAALGREDGRASSPLLHKDNASSLEAAKKDPDLQVHGGQESSTLQLLREENRALQQLLEQRKAYWAQPDEKAASTEIKPAPSPHEAPHGLLPDQGAGLSSPFEEPKGPQAPQEDSKTLRALHEMLSNLSGQPREEAGKAGPGLPDGGQSLELLREMSQALQALQKENQNLQALREENRLLQEENRALHVLREEHRIFQESKALWENNKLKLQQKLVIDTVTEVTARMELLIEELYAFIPTKNKDPKKPRRV